Below is a window of Fibrobacter sp. UWB11 DNA.
GATGCATGGTCACGAATCATCGTTTTCACAACCATCATGAAAAGAGCCGCAGGCACACCTTTTCCCGACACATCGGCAATCACAAAACAAATGTGCGTATCATCTATTTCAAAGAAGTCGTAAAAGTCACCGCCCACTTCTTTTGCTGTAGTCATTGATGCAGAAACACAGACCTCAGGGTGCGTCGGCAAGGCATTTTCTACCGCAGGAAGGGCTGCCAACTGGATATTTGTTGCGACAGCCAAATCCGATTCTACGGCAGCAATTTTTTCACGATTTTTAACAAATCGATCCGTATTCACATACGTCGTAAAGAATACAAAGCCTATCGCCCAAGAAAGGCTTGTTATCAAATAATTTCCATCATTTCTAAAAATATAGGTCTGAAAAGCCTGGACACACACAGTCAATATAGCAAATATCAACAGGTTTCTTGCATAAACCACTTTTTCTTTTTTCTTTTTACGATGCATTATCACATAATAAATTGCAAGTAAAATCGAAAATAACATATAAAGAAAATATACAGGGACAAGAAAGAAGTCAAACAATTCCTTATACTGAATTGATCCGCCCTCATCAACGGAATACACTAAACCAGTCCAAGGCGTTGTGAGGCACAAAAGAAGAGTCAAAATAGTAGGTGTTACCAAAAATAAAGCATTCAATTTTTTAGGATTAAAATTCAATTCAAAACGTTCCAAGCTGAACAGCGTAAACATGGATACGGCAATCATCAAACAGACGCTGTAAACATCGGCACAAATATAGTTCAGCACTCGAAAATTCGCATTTCCATCTACATAGTGCCAAATCCATTCAAAAGTCGACAATACGATTGTCGACACAAGGACAACAGAGAGTTTATCTTTAATACTTATTTTATACAGAGCGATATTGTTATACAGCAAGAATAAAAGCAACAATATTGAAAACAGGGACAATTCAGCAAAAATGGTTTCCGTAATGCCATATTGAATCATACTCGCACCTCGTTGTTTACCTTGAATGTATTCCGGTTATAGCTCATGGTCGTCAAGTATTTTTTATTTTCCTTCAATTTTTCCATATAGCCCGAAACCATAAATTCAACAATTGACCCGGCGATGACATCGTCACTGGACAAATCGAACAATATACCGTCATCCTTGGTTATAATCTGTACGCCCGTTTCGCGAATAATAACAGTACACTCTGCATAGACCGCTTTGTCGGCACCATTTTTTTCATAAATCAGCATATAAATGTCTTCTATCAATAACTTCACCTTTGAGACAATCTTACGGTCAACACCATTTTCACAAAGAAACTTTTCTGCCTGCTGCTGAGTTTTAACAATCGATGCCGGGTCCAATTTCAACTCGTAAAATTTATGCTTGAAGCCTTTCAGCTTATCCGCAAGCAGCAATGGATAATTCTCTGCTCCATAACGAATGCGGATATACAGAACCG
It encodes the following:
- a CDS encoding PP2C family protein-serine/threonine phosphatase, producing the protein MIQYGITETIFAELSLFSILLLLFLLYNNIALYKISIKDKLSVVLVSTIVLSTFEWIWHYVDGNANFRVLNYICADVYSVCLMIAVSMFTLFSLERFELNFNPKKLNALFLVTPTILTLLLCLTTPWTGLVYSVDEGGSIQYKELFDFFLVPVYFLYMLFSILLAIYYVIMHRKKKKEKVVYARNLLIFAILTVCVQAFQTYIFRNDGNYLITSLSWAIGFVFFTTYVNTDRFVKNREKIAAVESDLAVATNIQLAALPAVENALPTHPEVCVSASMTTAKEVGGDFYDFFEIDDTHICFVIADVSGKGVPAALFMMVVKTMIRDHASMKLSTAEIFNDVNRLLCENNAEEMFATAWIGILDTKTQIMKCTNAGHNAVCFAKKDGKFEFLRQRHGVFLAGFDTTQYKEAEIQFESGDCLFLYTDGLTEAHNASAELYGEKRLLDKLNAIETRGGESFLKQIAEDVNAFAKGTDPFDDLTMMVIRVD